From Paenibacillus sp. PK3_47, the proteins below share one genomic window:
- a CDS encoding MFS transporter — translation MTPLFKNRVFLIVAGADLLQQAGIWIRNMALLFYIMEQSGNDPVAVSLLTTLEYLPIFLFSLIGGTFADRWEPKKTVIAGDTLSAVSILLILLLVHAGLWQAVFVATVVSAIVSQFSQPSSSVLFRQHVPENQVGTAVGITQSMMAVFTILGPILGTFIYTQLGLYASLIALMLVFLAAAAIQLLLPGSSREARTEQTSPWEDLKDGLRYVWDSSNLRLTAALFLISGLSIGLTQPLDVFVAMQRLGLPKESVQWLTASEGIGMLAGGLLAAACAAWVGRYRREVMTGIMLIWAVLTFIEVLSVWPLLTAGARILSGLCTAFFQVIFSAFMIQEVRKEYIGRTNGVMIPVMMAGMLLGTAASGLLMNHFSLFTVYGLSALLILSCCILTLRLKLGRTGNAQAAVSMKDSLAPESELR, via the coding sequence ATGACCCCATTATTCAAAAACCGTGTGTTCTTAATTGTTGCAGGCGCCGATCTGCTTCAGCAGGCCGGAATCTGGATCCGGAATATGGCGCTGCTGTTCTACATCATGGAGCAGAGCGGCAACGATCCTGTAGCCGTCTCTCTGCTCACTACGCTGGAGTATCTGCCCATCTTCTTGTTCTCCCTAATCGGAGGCACCTTTGCTGACAGGTGGGAACCGAAGAAAACAGTAATCGCCGGTGATACGCTGAGCGCCGTCTCGATTCTGCTGATTCTGCTGCTGGTGCATGCAGGTCTTTGGCAGGCCGTATTTGTCGCCACCGTCGTGTCAGCCATCGTCAGCCAGTTCTCCCAGCCTTCATCTTCGGTTCTGTTCCGGCAGCATGTGCCGGAGAACCAGGTGGGCACAGCCGTCGGTATTACACAAAGTATGATGGCGGTATTTACAATCTTAGGTCCAATCCTTGGCACATTCATCTACACGCAGCTTGGTCTCTATGCTTCACTGATCGCACTCATGCTTGTCTTCCTGGCGGCTGCGGCGATCCAGCTGCTGCTGCCGGGTTCGAGCCGGGAAGCCCGCACGGAACAGACTTCACCCTGGGAGGATCTGAAGGATGGGCTGCGTTACGTATGGGACAGCTCCAATCTCCGCCTGACCGCTGCGCTTTTTCTGATCAGCGGGCTGTCCATCGGACTAACCCAGCCGCTGGATGTCTTCGTCGCTATGCAGCGGCTGGGCCTTCCCAAAGAAAGCGTTCAGTGGCTTACCGCTTCAGAAGGTATCGGCATGCTTGCGGGCGGCCTGCTTGCTGCGGCCTGCGCCGCCTGGGTCGGGCGCTACCGCCGTGAGGTGATGACGGGGATTATGCTCATTTGGGCGGTGCTCACGTTCATCGAGGTGCTGTCCGTCTGGCCGCTGCTGACGGCGGGTGCCCGCATTTTATCCGGACTGTGCACCGCCTTCTTCCAGGTTATTTTCAGCGCTTTTATGATCCAGGAGGTTCGTAAAGAGTATATCGGGCGGACGAACGGTGTCATGATTCCGGTAATGATGGCGGGCATGCTGCTGGGTACGGCGGCCTCCGGCCTGCTTATGAATCATTTTTCACTGTTTACCGTTTACGGTCTGTCGGCGCTTCTGATTCTATCCTGCTGTATCCTGACGCTTCGGTTGAAGCTGGGCCGCACCGGGAATGCTCAGGCTGCCGTGTCTATGAAAGATAGCTTAGCTCCTGAATCCGAGTTAAGATAA
- a CDS encoding MerR family transcriptional regulator, giving the protein MDKNKTEVYLTTGEFARLCDVNKRTLFHYDEIGLLKPALTNEKGYRYYSHRQLDVFLLIQILKDLKMPLKEIRSYLDNRTAGRMIEMAKQEILHIDKEIAKLQENRQVLEETITFAEEGLAARHGEFRLEDQEEERLIRSGVIADGDPRAGYLEWSNDFRKFDQLTQFDASSFIGTMVEIRNLLTQDGSAVYYFVKTNSNSTNLKTFTKPKGRYAVGYHHGCYDKLDETYIQMFNYIGELGLTQGEYAYEEYLIDDVAVKNPEDYVTRITLEVR; this is encoded by the coding sequence ATGGACAAGAACAAAACAGAGGTTTATCTGACCACTGGAGAATTTGCAAGGCTCTGTGATGTGAACAAGCGGACACTGTTTCATTACGATGAGATCGGTCTGCTGAAGCCTGCCTTAACGAACGAAAAAGGCTACCGTTATTATTCGCACCGGCAGTTGGATGTTTTTTTACTCATCCAAATTCTGAAGGATCTGAAAATGCCGCTCAAGGAAATCCGCAGCTATCTGGATAACCGGACGGCCGGACGGATGATTGAAATGGCGAAACAAGAAATTCTTCATATTGATAAGGAAATCGCGAAGCTGCAGGAGAACCGGCAGGTGCTGGAAGAGACGATTACCTTTGCCGAGGAAGGTCTGGCTGCCAGGCATGGGGAATTTCGGCTGGAGGACCAGGAGGAGGAGCGGCTGATCCGGAGCGGAGTCATTGCGGACGGCGATCCGCGAGCAGGATATCTGGAATGGAGTAATGACTTTCGTAAATTTGATCAGCTTACACAGTTTGATGCTTCCTCTTTTATCGGTACGATGGTTGAAATCCGGAATTTATTGACGCAAGACGGCTCTGCTGTGTATTACTTCGTGAAAACCAATAGTAACAGCACGAACCTGAAAACATTCACCAAGCCGAAAGGCAGGTACGCAGTCGGATACCATCACGGGTGCTACGATAAGCTGGACGAGACCTATATCCAAATGTTCAATTATATCGGTGAACTGGGTTTAACACAGGGAGAATATGCTTACGAGGAGTACCTGATCGACGATGTGGCTGTCAAAAATCCGGAGGATTATGTAACGCGGATTACGCTGGAGGTAAGATAA
- a CDS encoding beta-galactosidase gives MYKFKEFKQPVILKNHLNLGGENPAGDRLDVESLYITRSGKPQVPVMGEFHFSRYDRNYWYEELCKMKAGGITVVSTYLFWIYHEEIEGEFNFSGDNDIRAFVLECRKAELEVVIRIGPWAHGECRNGGYPDWLLIKPYKLRENNPEYLNKTRIYYGKIAEQVQGLFYKDGGNIIAVQLDNELTNDAEHLATLKEIAIECGMIAPIYTVTGWNAVAGAKIPVDEVVPVFGGYCDAPWEEHTNPLPPSPHYFFTGLRNDTGIGTDLLPSHTAEDGEWQLPYERYPFATCELGGGLQSTHHRRYIVEGMDIYAVSLVKLGDGNNLIGYYVYHGGTNQIGKLSTFQESKATGYPNDYPILSYDYQTALSEYGEVREQYRLLNLLHLFVQDFQESFAPMVRVEAAHSLKQDDTASLRYVMRTDGTSGYVFVNHYQRLSKLEDIRGAVIDTGSVVFPPIDVSGDVSFFMPFKMDLSGNMLDYATAQPLCRQEDNYFFVQIPGIAAEYQFADGQSFTPATGRKSAFRVNGVTIITLSWDEARYVRRLDGELYLGDKCDLYEANDEICSAREGDFNYWYWNGEDFEYRSVLQSYTEPAAAFTDVDHLPFEPGHTEELHLGGERKVTWRKISVTGNQGFINIDYYGDAAQIYADGKLIADSYYYGKVWRVPARLLEGKECYLAVSEMRDDFYKEF, from the coding sequence ATGTACAAATTCAAAGAGTTTAAGCAGCCGGTCATTCTGAAGAATCATTTAAATCTCGGAGGAGAAAACCCGGCGGGAGACCGGCTTGACGTAGAAAGCCTATATATTACCCGCAGCGGAAAACCGCAAGTGCCGGTAATGGGAGAGTTTCATTTCTCCAGATATGACCGGAACTACTGGTACGAAGAGCTCTGCAAAATGAAAGCAGGCGGCATTACAGTCGTCTCTACTTATTTATTCTGGATTTATCACGAGGAGATTGAAGGGGAGTTCAACTTCTCCGGTGACAATGATATTCGCGCCTTTGTTCTGGAATGCCGGAAGGCCGAACTGGAAGTCGTAATCCGCATTGGCCCTTGGGCACATGGAGAATGCCGGAACGGCGGTTATCCGGATTGGCTGCTGATTAAACCTTACAAGCTTCGCGAGAATAATCCGGAGTACCTTAATAAAACGCGTATTTACTACGGAAAAATTGCTGAACAGGTGCAGGGTCTTTTCTATAAGGACGGTGGCAACATCATCGCTGTTCAGTTGGACAATGAGCTGACAAATGATGCCGAACATCTGGCCACTTTAAAAGAAATCGCCATAGAATGCGGAATGATTGCTCCTATTTATACAGTAACAGGCTGGAATGCTGTAGCCGGCGCCAAAATTCCGGTGGATGAGGTGGTTCCTGTATTCGGAGGCTACTGCGATGCGCCATGGGAGGAGCATACGAACCCGCTTCCGCCTTCTCCCCATTATTTCTTTACCGGATTGCGGAATGATACAGGAATCGGTACGGATCTCCTGCCAAGCCACACAGCAGAAGACGGAGAATGGCAGCTTCCGTATGAAAGATATCCTTTTGCAACCTGTGAACTGGGAGGAGGTCTTCAATCGACCCATCACCGCAGATATATTGTGGAGGGAATGGACATTTATGCTGTTTCGCTCGTAAAGCTCGGGGACGGCAACAACCTGATCGGCTATTATGTGTACCATGGCGGAACCAATCAGATCGGTAAGCTGTCCACATTCCAGGAATCCAAAGCCACCGGCTATCCGAATGACTATCCGATACTTTCCTATGACTATCAGACAGCTTTGTCGGAGTATGGAGAGGTAAGAGAGCAGTACAGATTGCTGAATCTTCTGCATTTATTTGTCCAGGATTTCCAGGAATCGTTTGCTCCGATGGTCAGAGTGGAGGCTGCTCATTCCTTAAAACAGGATGACACCGCGTCCCTCCGGTACGTAATGCGTACAGACGGTACAAGCGGATATGTATTCGTGAACCATTACCAGAGGCTGTCAAAGCTTGAAGATATACGCGGTGCTGTAATCGATACAGGGTCCGTAGTGTTCCCGCCCATTGATGTAAGTGGAGATGTCAGCTTCTTTATGCCGTTCAAAATGGACCTGTCCGGAAACATGCTGGATTATGCAACGGCACAGCCGCTATGCAGACAGGAAGACAATTATTTCTTTGTGCAAATTCCGGGTATAGCAGCGGAATACCAATTCGCGGATGGACAGAGCTTTACCCCTGCGACGGGGAGGAAGTCGGCATTCCGGGTGAATGGTGTCACCATAATTACACTTTCCTGGGATGAGGCCAGATATGTACGCAGACTGGACGGAGAGCTGTACCTTGGCGACAAATGCGACTTGTACGAGGCGAATGACGAAATCTGCTCCGCCCGCGAAGGCGATTTTAACTATTGGTACTGGAACGGCGAGGATTTTGAATACAGATCTGTCCTGCAGTCTTACACAGAGCCGGCCGCAGCTTTCACGGATGTGGATCACCTTCCTTTCGAACCGGGACATACTGAAGAACTTCATCTCGGCGGTGAGCGCAAGGTTACGTGGCGGAAAATTTCAGTTACAGGAAATCAGGGCTTTATCAATATTGATTACTACGGTGATGCCGCACAGATCTACGCTGATGGTAAGCTGATTGCCGACAGTTACTACTATGGAAAGGTATGGAGAGTACCGGCAAGGCTGCTGGAAGGAAAAGAATGCTATCTTGCGGTTTCCGAAATGCGGGATGATTTCTATAAAGAGTTCTAA
- a CDS encoding DUF5689 domain-containing protein — MKKKHSGWKKRLMNSTVAAAVAVPLQLFAFGAGSPVYADGPNDPAPFIEAKVVNEHAGQKILFDNTHEQTAGAADWVINGAFSDFGNALAQEGYYVKELRKTTPITLSDLADYDVFIVAEANNPYKASEQQAMADYVENGGSIFFIGDHYNADRNKNRWDGNEAFNGFRRGAWDNPAKGMSAEEAASDAMQGVVSSDWLADEFGVRFRYNALGNINATNIVAPDQAFGITTGVSAVAMHAGSTLAILDPAQAKGIVYLPKTNEAWGNAVDQGVYNGGGVAEGPYVAVAKKGAGKAAFIGDSSPVEDATPKYVRQDTGAKKTTYDGFKEADDATLLVNTVNWLAEQEDYTDFTQVSGLALDQPTALLPFEEPALSTEPQPEPWAAPNAGYKWYDRSTFKPGSYGGPAATAGAEYSFTHQAVLPNAQNFQIRVSADNLPAGSTVSGFQLGIYQVSGGAQVAKFQNSDGTWPASYGYSTAFSLTADQKGHAYRDLTVQIKPGTTAASNLRLRQNGTNLKTAPVTLGNVPAEPLPAEEDPIPAGITVQEARSKAAGTLVTVEGTVTTEPGIFGGQAFYLQDETGGVYVYQSQSGFHAGDTVKITASTALYNTELELTEVVQIEKTGTAELPQPVTAAAVNDANQGQLLRLDQVTVTNIIGASPSGSFEFDAIHADGTSNHVRVDVRTGITMDSFPYAEGQRLNITGIAAIFKGAYQLKPRSLADFTLVQEEPAPVTTALLSAEPNASGWLNQPVKVTLQADPETAAIFYTLNNSAEAVYSEPLTVTEDGRYELSYHAVSENGKTEEAKTLGLNLDTAPPAAELTESGQPVGDVEEGAQLHFELAASDALSGIASKQLLLDGQPLAEGQSLSAADIGSGPHTVGYIVTDAAGNSAEKSYTFQITDGDVLATGKPGQPVLSSNSGHATGLSDGSYTVTMNLWWGNNGTSYKLYENGTLIDSKSLKDVSPSAQSTGTEIHGKPNGTYVYTAELTNKYGTTKSSELTVTVRNAAPGKPVISNDNWDGDGSYKLTMNLWWGTNATEYRLYENGVLIDTQPLNANTPSAQTAETSVTGRASGVYEYRAELVNAAGVTASDTVKVTVK, encoded by the coding sequence ATGAAGAAGAAGCATTCAGGTTGGAAAAAGAGGCTGATGAACAGTACAGTTGCAGCGGCGGTAGCTGTACCGCTCCAGCTGTTCGCGTTCGGAGCCGGCTCTCCGGTATATGCTGACGGGCCAAACGATCCGGCACCGTTTATTGAAGCCAAGGTGGTTAATGAGCATGCGGGCCAGAAGATCCTATTCGATAACACGCATGAACAGACTGCCGGAGCGGCTGACTGGGTCATCAACGGCGCTTTTTCCGACTTTGGTAATGCGCTTGCACAGGAAGGTTACTATGTCAAAGAATTGCGGAAGACCACTCCGATTACTCTCAGTGATCTTGCGGATTATGACGTCTTCATCGTAGCCGAGGCTAACAATCCCTACAAAGCCAGCGAACAGCAGGCGATGGCGGATTATGTAGAGAACGGCGGCAGCATCTTCTTCATCGGTGATCATTACAACGCGGACCGCAACAAGAACCGCTGGGACGGCAACGAAGCATTTAACGGCTTCCGCCGCGGAGCCTGGGATAATCCGGCCAAAGGCATGAGCGCCGAAGAAGCGGCTTCCGATGCGATGCAGGGCGTGGTCAGCTCAGACTGGCTGGCGGATGAGTTCGGCGTGCGGTTCCGTTACAATGCGCTGGGCAACATTAATGCTACCAACATTGTAGCTCCCGATCAGGCTTTTGGCATTACTACGGGAGTATCCGCGGTAGCGATGCATGCCGGCTCCACACTGGCGATCCTGGACCCTGCCCAAGCTAAGGGAATTGTGTATCTGCCAAAGACAAATGAGGCTTGGGGCAACGCGGTGGACCAGGGTGTGTATAACGGCGGCGGTGTGGCAGAAGGCCCTTATGTGGCAGTTGCCAAAAAAGGCGCCGGTAAAGCTGCTTTTATCGGCGACTCGTCTCCGGTTGAGGATGCGACGCCGAAATATGTGCGCCAGGATACAGGCGCCAAGAAAACAACCTACGACGGCTTTAAGGAAGCAGACGATGCCACGCTGCTGGTGAATACCGTCAATTGGCTTGCCGAGCAGGAGGATTACACGGACTTTACCCAGGTGAGCGGACTGGCACTGGATCAGCCTACGGCACTGCTGCCGTTCGAGGAGCCGGCGTTGTCAACTGAACCGCAGCCTGAACCATGGGCCGCCCCGAATGCCGGTTACAAATGGTATGACCGCAGCACCTTTAAACCGGGTTCATACGGAGGGCCTGCCGCAACCGCAGGTGCGGAATACAGCTTCACGCACCAGGCGGTACTTCCGAATGCGCAGAATTTCCAGATCCGCGTCAGTGCGGATAATCTTCCTGCCGGTAGCACTGTATCCGGCTTCCAGCTGGGCATTTATCAGGTGAGCGGCGGCGCCCAGGTTGCCAAGTTTCAGAACAGTGACGGGACCTGGCCGGCCAGCTACGGATACAGCACCGCTTTCAGCCTGACAGCAGACCAGAAAGGACATGCCTACAGGGATTTGACGGTTCAGATTAAGCCGGGGACTACGGCTGCATCCAATCTGCGCCTGCGCCAGAACGGCACGAACCTGAAGACAGCGCCGGTAACACTCGGCAACGTTCCGGCTGAGCCGCTTCCGGCAGAGGAAGATCCGATTCCGGCAGGAATTACCGTTCAGGAAGCCCGGTCCAAGGCTGCCGGAACACTGGTGACTGTGGAAGGGACTGTGACTACCGAGCCGGGAATTTTCGGTGGACAAGCCTTTTACCTCCAGGATGAAACCGGCGGGGTGTATGTCTACCAGAGCCAGAGCGGCTTCCATGCCGGTGATACCGTTAAAATCACAGCATCCACAGCCCTGTACAATACAGAGCTGGAGCTGACAGAAGTGGTGCAGATCGAGAAGACCGGCACAGCGGAGCTGCCGCAGCCGGTTACAGCGGCAGCGGTGAATGATGCTAACCAGGGCCAGCTGCTGCGGCTGGATCAAGTGACAGTAACAAATATCATCGGCGCTTCCCCGAGCGGTTCGTTTGAATTTGACGCCATTCATGCAGACGGCACCAGCAATCATGTCCGTGTGGATGTCCGGACAGGCATCACGATGGACAGCTTTCCGTATGCAGAAGGACAGCGCCTGAATATTACAGGTATTGCGGCAATTTTTAAAGGCGCCTATCAGCTTAAACCGAGAAGTTTGGCGGATTTCACCCTAGTGCAAGAAGAGCCGGCTCCGGTAACGACTGCTTTGCTGTCAGCCGAGCCTAATGCTTCCGGATGGCTGAATCAGCCTGTCAAGGTTACACTGCAGGCGGACCCTGAGACAGCGGCCATTTTCTACACACTGAATAACAGTGCAGAAGCTGTATACAGCGAACCACTGACCGTCACTGAGGACGGCCGGTATGAGCTGTCATACCATGCGGTATCAGAGAATGGTAAGACAGAAGAAGCCAAAACCCTGGGCCTTAATCTCGACACGGCTCCTCCAGCCGCTGAGCTTACTGAATCCGGCCAGCCGGTCGGAGATGTGGAAGAAGGAGCGCAGCTTCATTTTGAACTTGCTGCCAGTGATGCCCTGTCAGGTATTGCTTCCAAACAGCTTCTGCTGGATGGCCAGCCGCTTGCCGAAGGTCAGAGCTTGAGTGCAGCGGATATTGGCAGCGGGCCACATACTGTGGGGTACATTGTAACTGACGCTGCCGGCAATTCTGCCGAGAAGAGCTATACCTTCCAGATCACAGACGGTGACGTACTCGCAACAGGCAAGCCTGGCCAGCCGGTACTGTCCTCCAACAGCGGCCATGCCACTGGTCTCAGCGACGGCAGTTATACGGTCACCATGAATCTGTGGTGGGGCAACAATGGTACAAGCTACAAGCTCTACGAGAACGGCACTCTGATCGACAGCAAGTCACTGAAGGATGTGTCTCCGTCAGCCCAGAGCACGGGAACGGAGATTCACGGCAAGCCGAACGGCACCTATGTGTATACGGCAGAGCTGACCAATAAATACGGTACCACTAAGAGCAGTGAGCTTACGGTGACCGTCCGCAACGCTGCTCCAGGCAAACCGGTAATCTCCAATGACAACTGGGATGGAGACGGTTCCTATAAGCTGACTATGAATCTGTGGTGGGGTACCAATGCCACGGAATACCGCTTATATGAAAACGGTGTGCTGATCGACACACAGCCGCTGAACGCCAATACACCTTCAGCCCAAACCGCTGAAACTTCCGTAACCGGCCGTGCTTCCGGTGTGTACGAATACCGGGCAGAGCTTGTTAATGCAGCGGGAGTGACCGCCAGTGACACGGTTAAAGTAACCGTGAAGTAA
- a CDS encoding MATE family efflux transporter, translating to MEAQNLHYFEKAPVTKAVAHFAVPMMLGTSMSVIYSILNAFFLGTLHNTAMLTALALTLPLFAVIMALGNLIGIGGGAFISRLLGEKRYDDVKHVSSFAFYSSIVLGLIVMAAVLPLIDSIVHSLGATPESFGFTKDYVTVMLLGSPFVVLFFTLENIVRSEGAAVTSMTGMILSVAVNIVLDALVIFVFHWGVIGVASATVVSNLVASVYFAFYIGFKSQFLTVSVKWFKATKEILGNVFKIGVPVFVMSIFLGAMSLIFNHFLIEYGDQAVAAYGISSRLLQFPEFILMGLCEGVVPLIAFSFTANKLRMKHTIQFTIKTILVLAIVFGIIVYLISGHLIGLFTNDPQLIEMGSYILQVTFLSLFISGMTSLFTGIFQATAQGTAALVMSVIQGAALIPVLFIANRMNGFHGVVWSLVIADAVTFIVGALMLYILRNKLQPDLEQLVQ from the coding sequence ATGGAAGCACAGAATCTCCATTATTTTGAAAAAGCCCCGGTTACAAAAGCAGTAGCGCACTTCGCTGTACCGATGATGTTAGGCACATCAATGAGTGTTATTTATTCGATTTTGAACGCATTTTTTCTTGGCACACTGCACAATACGGCGATGTTAACGGCACTTGCTCTAACCTTGCCGCTATTTGCGGTTATTATGGCACTGGGCAACCTGATCGGGATAGGCGGCGGCGCGTTTATCTCCCGTCTGCTGGGTGAGAAAAGATATGATGATGTCAAGCATGTGTCCTCTTTTGCCTTTTACAGCAGTATAGTTCTCGGTCTTATAGTAATGGCCGCCGTACTTCCGTTAATCGATTCTATTGTCCACAGCCTGGGAGCAACGCCGGAGTCCTTCGGATTCACCAAAGACTATGTCACAGTTATGCTGCTCGGTTCGCCGTTTGTCGTTTTGTTTTTCACGCTGGAAAATATCGTCCGTTCGGAAGGCGCCGCTGTCACATCGATGACCGGGATGATTCTCAGTGTTGCCGTGAATATTGTTCTCGATGCGCTGGTCATCTTTGTCTTTCATTGGGGCGTAATCGGAGTTGCGTCTGCTACGGTGGTTTCAAATCTGGTGGCAAGCGTCTATTTTGCCTTCTATATAGGGTTCAAGAGCCAGTTCCTGACGGTTTCCGTAAAATGGTTCAAAGCTACCAAAGAGATTCTGGGCAATGTGTTCAAAATCGGCGTTCCCGTATTTGTAATGAGCATCTTTTTGGGGGCGATGTCACTCATTTTCAACCATTTCCTGATTGAATATGGAGACCAGGCTGTGGCGGCTTACGGGATATCATCCCGTTTATTGCAATTTCCGGAGTTCATTCTGATGGGGTTATGCGAGGGCGTTGTGCCGCTGATTGCCTTCTCCTTTACAGCAAATAAACTGCGTATGAAGCATACGATTCAATTTACCATCAAAACCATCCTGGTGTTAGCTATCGTCTTCGGCATCATCGTCTATCTGATTTCCGGCCACCTGATTGGCTTGTTCACGAATGATCCGCAATTAATTGAGATGGGCAGCTACATTCTGCAGGTGACCTTCTTGTCCCTGTTCATTTCCGGAATGACTTCACTGTTCACAGGGATTTTTCAGGCAACTGCTCAAGGTACCGCTGCATTGGTTATGTCAGTTATTCAAGGGGCTGCGCTGATTCCTGTGCTCTTTATTGCCAATCGGATGAACGGCTTCCACGGGGTGGTATGGTCGCTCGTCATCGCAGATGCCGTTACATTCATTGTGGGTGCGCTCATGCTGTACATTCTGCGGAACAAATTGCAGCCTGATTTGGAGCAGTTGGTACAGTAG
- a CDS encoding TetR/AcrR family transcriptional regulator C-terminal domain-containing protein, giving the protein MKKQQPQISEERILEASWELLGEEDIEKFSMRRLADRLGIQAPSLYWYFKSKQALYQRLANQVSKIILEEFHSGGDWREQLGALAVTIRNVLRRYPCSTQLMMMTLPHEPDIIRFTNRMLLCVEQTPLKEEQKLQAILTLTNYVFYFVLDDYQHQRSVSAIFKNQEEMPAGEMISLLDSMSESDAGLFRSMFKSGLFELMGSDGSFDFGLKLILSGIEQVIKEQER; this is encoded by the coding sequence TTGAAAAAGCAGCAGCCGCAAATTTCAGAAGAACGGATTTTGGAGGCATCATGGGAGCTTCTGGGGGAAGAGGACATTGAGAAATTCAGTATGAGGCGGTTAGCCGACCGGCTGGGGATTCAGGCTCCTTCACTTTATTGGTATTTTAAAAGCAAGCAGGCCCTATACCAGCGCCTCGCTAACCAGGTATCAAAAATCATTTTGGAGGAGTTTCACTCCGGGGGGGACTGGAGGGAGCAGCTGGGCGCGCTGGCTGTTACAATCCGCAATGTGCTCCGCAGGTATCCTTGCTCTACGCAGCTCATGATGATGACACTGCCTCATGAACCGGACATCATCCGGTTTACCAACCGTATGCTGCTCTGCGTCGAACAGACGCCGCTTAAGGAGGAGCAGAAACTGCAGGCCATTCTTACACTTACGAACTATGTCTTCTACTTCGTACTGGATGATTACCAGCATCAGCGGAGTGTCTCCGCGATTTTTAAGAATCAGGAGGAAATGCCGGCCGGGGAAATGATAAGCCTGCTGGACTCCATGAGCGAGAGTGATGCGGGTTTGTTCCGGAGCATGTTCAAGAGCGGATTATTCGAACTGATGGGGAGTGACGGGTCGTTCGATTTTGGCTTGAAGCTGATTCTGTCAGGGATTGAGCAGGTGATTAAGGAGCAGGAGAGGTAG
- a CDS encoding sigma-70 family RNA polymerase sigma factor: MYRVAKSMLNREEDCADAIQESILKAYQNIGKLREPKFFKTWLIRIVINECNRILIGRKKIIPIHSWTEPASYENAFVQVEVEQLLESLPEEQSQLLKLYHIDDISIQDLAQIYEIPESTIKTRLRRAREKAKEILTAEEESTWKHGNRKSKEQ, from the coding sequence ATGTACCGTGTTGCAAAATCCATGCTGAACCGGGAGGAAGACTGTGCAGATGCCATTCAGGAATCGATCCTGAAGGCTTACCAGAACATCGGCAAACTGAGAGAGCCGAAATTTTTCAAGACATGGTTAATCCGCATCGTAATCAACGAATGTAATCGTATTCTCATTGGACGCAAAAAAATAATCCCGATTCATTCGTGGACTGAGCCTGCATCGTATGAGAATGCATTTGTACAGGTAGAAGTAGAGCAGCTGTTAGAATCTTTGCCGGAAGAACAGAGCCAGCTGCTGAAGCTGTATCATATTGACGATATTTCCATACAAGATTTAGCCCAAATTTATGAAATTCCAGAGAGCACCATCAAAACAAGACTGCGCAGAGCACGTGAAAAAGCAAAAGAAATCTTAACGGCTGAGGAGGAATCCACGTGGAAGCATGGGAACAGGAAATCAAAAGAGCAGTAA